Proteins encoded by one window of Hyla sarda isolate aHylSar1 chromosome 13, aHylSar1.hap1, whole genome shotgun sequence:
- the PDE6G gene encoding retinal rod rhodopsin-sensitive cGMP 3',5'-cyclic phosphodiesterase subunit gamma, which translates to MNLEPVKAEIKSATRVTGGPATPRKGPPKFKQRQTRQFKSKPPKKGVQGFGDDIPGMEGLGTDITVICPWEAFNHLELHELAQYGII; encoded by the exons ATGAATCTTGAACCAGTTAAGGCCGAGATCAAATCTGCCACACGTGTGACTGGGGGACCCGCAACCCCAAGGAAAGGACCACCAAAATTTAAGCAACGACAGACCAGGCAGTTCAAGAGTAAACCTCCAAAGAAAGGAGTTCAGGG ATTTGGTGATGACATCCCTGGAATGGAAGGTCTAGGAACAG ACATCACCGTCATCTGCCCCTGGGAAGCCTTCAACCACTTGGAGCTGCACGAACTGGCCCAGTACGGCATCATCTAG
- the TSPAN10 gene encoding tetraspanin-10 isoform X1 — MGTRIPRLLQKALSSFPWLRRNSGEHGESRRLLPKGASKRNTKNAQESDDFPYYTHSIGAEADHSPAIAVPIKDWPSPQGYHPDPLVPFIKYLMFFFNFIFFTLGFGLLCFGFWGLADKQSLMGEKIGNLGTDPMLIFVLVGLVVCVLSFSGCVGFIRENLCLLKFFFAAMVTLLVAQSVVALVVLCFHEQIQDSVKMTMMLAISRYQDDSDLQFLLDEIQLGMECCGVQSYEDWSVNLYFNCSSPGVNSCGVPYSCCIDPLQNGTVPNSQCGFGALSMSEAMASSLIYLGGCVPQLVLWINRRSWDMAALYLSLPATQLFPTADRGAEWFLLQQSASQPEKDLRSLRWRKEKN, encoded by the exons GGTGCGTCCAAACGAAATACAAAAAATGCCCAGGAATCAGATGACTTCCCATACTACACCCATAGCATTGGTGCCGAAGCAGACCACTCCCCAGCCATTGCCGTTCCCATAAAGGACTGGCCATCACCTCAAGGCTATCATCCAGATCCCCTCGTACCCTTCATTAAATATCTCATGTTCTTCTTCAACTTCATCTTCTTCACATTGGGCTTTGGCCTGCTGTGTTTTGGATTTTGGGGCCTTGCAGACAAGCAGTCCTTGATGGGTGAGAAGATCGGGAATCTGGGTACTGACCCCATGCTTATATTCGTACTGGTGGGCCTGGTCGTGTGCGTCTTGTCTTTCTCAGGATGTGTTGGATTTATCAGAGAGAACCTTTGCCTCCTCAAGTTTTTCTTTGCTGCGATGGTTACGCTGTTGGTCGCACAATCTGTGGTGGCCCTGGTGGTCCTGTGTTTTCATGAACAAATTCAGGATTCAGTAAAGATGACCATGATGTTGGCCATCAGCCGATACCAAGACGATTCGGATCTTCAATTTCTATTGGATGAGATACAACTTGGCATGGAGTGTTGTGGTGTGCAGTCCTATGAAGACTGGTCCGTAAATCT GTATTTCAACTGCAGTTCCCCTGGCGTCAACTCATGTGGTGTCCCTTATTCCTGCTGCATTGACCCCCTTCAGAATGGCACCGTACCCAATTCTCAATGCGGATTTGGAGCCCTCAGTATGAGTGAGGCCATGGCCAGCAGCCTGATCTACCTGGGAGGTTGTGTCCCTCAGCTTGTACTTTGGATCAACCGCAGGAGTTGGGATATGGCGGCTTTATACCTCTCGCTGCCGGCTACACAACTT TTTCCTACAGCAGACAGAGGTGCGGAATGGTTCCTGCTTCAGCAatctgcctcccagccagagaagGATCTGAGATCTTTGCGAtggaggaaagaaaaaaattga